A genomic region of Pogona vitticeps strain Pit_001003342236 chromosome 15, PviZW2.1, whole genome shotgun sequence contains the following coding sequences:
- the SCAMP3 gene encoding secretory carrier-associated membrane protein 3 — MARNSGENPFEGDLGNPFQDPAVIQHRPTSEYATLDIYNPFDKSGQPPPAYEPPASTQTVPPASAPAEQPTKKVSPTETRNYGSYGTQASTATATAELLKRQEELNRKAEELDRRERELQNAALGSGAARQNNWPPLPSFCPVQPCFYQDIPVEIPVESQKTVTTMYYLWMASTGTLLFNFLASLAWFCVDTSSGSGFGLSILWALVFTPCSFLCWYRPMYKAFRSDSSFNFFVFFFIFFAQSVVYVLQAIGIPGWGFSGWIVSLTALKVNTGVAILMILVALSFTAIAGLGIIMLKRIHSLYRNTGASFQKAQEEFAAGVFSNQAVRTAAANAATGAATGAFRGS; from the exons ATGGCTCGGAACAGCGGGGAGAACCCCTTCGAGGGGGACCTGGGGAACCCTTTCCAG GACCCCGCTGTCATCCAGCACAGGCCGACGTCCGAATATGCAACTTTGGACATCTACAATCCGTTCGACAAGTCGGGG CAGCCGCCCCCTGCGTACGAGCCCCCGGCGTCGACTCAGACGGTCCCCCCAGCGTCCGCTCCGGCTGAACAGCCGACCAAGAAAGTGAGCCCCACAGAGACCAGGAATTACGGGTCCTATGGCACGCAG GCGTCGACTGCCACGGCCACGGCCGAACTCTTGAAACGGCAGGAAGAGCTGAACCGCAAAGCGGAAGAGTTGGACCGGAGGGAGCGAGAATTGCAGAACGCCGCTCTCGGAAGCGGGGCAG CCAGACAGAACAACTGGCCTCCGTTACCCTCCTTCTGTCCTGTGCAGCCGTGTTTCTATCAAGATATCCCAGTAGAAATCCCCGTGGAGTCCCAGAAAACAGTCACTACGATGTACTACCTCTGGATGG ccagcacGGGCACCCTGCTGTTCAACTTCCTGGCATCGCTGGCCTGGTTCTGCGTGGACACCTCGTCCGGCTCGGGTTTCGGCCTCTCCATCCTGTGGGCCTTGGTCTTCACGCCGTGCTCTTTCCTCTGCTGGTACCGGCCCATGTATAAGGCCTTCAG GAGTGACAGCTCTTTCAACTTCTTCGtgttcttcttcattttctttgcacAATCCGTAGTTTATGTTCTCCAGGCCATTGGCATTCCCGGTTGGGGGTTCAG CGGTTGGATTGTGAGCCTCACAGCTTTGAAGGTGAATACTGGCGTGGCGATCCTTATGATCCTGGTCGCCCTGTCGTTTACAGCTATTGCCGGCCTGGGCATCATCATGCTGAAGCGA ATCCACTCCCTCTACCGTAACACGGGGGCCAGCTTCCAGAAAGCCCAGGAAGAGTTTGCGGCCGGCGTGTTCTCCAACCAAGCCGTGCGCACCGCCGCCGCCAACGCGGCCACCGGGGCGGCCACCGGCGCCTTCCGAGGCTCGTAA